The Hemibagrus wyckioides isolate EC202008001 linkage group LG10, SWU_Hwy_1.0, whole genome shotgun sequence genome includes a window with the following:
- the tnfaip8l1 gene encoding tumor necrosis factor alpha-induced protein 8-like protein 1, with product MDSFSTKNLALQAQKKLMSKMATKTVANLFIDDTSSEVLDELYRVTKEYTRNRKEAQKIIKNLIKIVVKLGVLYRNGQFSSEELLLVDRFRKKVHTLAMTAVSFHQIDFTFDRRVMSSLLNDCRELLHQAINRHLTAKSHARVNHVFNHFSDCDFLAALYSPSEVYRGHLQRICDGVNKMLDEGNL from the coding sequence ATGGACTCCTTCAGCACAAAGAACCTGGCCCTGCAGGCCCAGAAGAAGCTCATGAGCAAGATGGCTACCAAGACAGTAGCTAACCTGTTCATCGATGACACGAGCAGTGAGGTGCTGGATGAGTTGTACCGTGTTACCAAGGAGTACACACGCAACCGCAAGGAAGCACAGAAGATAATCAAGAACCTCATTAAGATTGTGGTCAAATTGGGCGTGCTGTACCGTAATGGGCAGTTCAGCAGCGAGGAGCTTCTGCTTGTCGACCGCTTCCGCAAAAAGGTGCACACGCTGGCCATGACTGCAGTCAGCTTCCACCAGATCGACTTTACCTTTGACCGACGTGTCATGAGCAGCCTCCTGAACGACTGCCGTGAGCTGCTGCACCAGGCCATCAACAGGCACCTCACAGCCAAATCGCATGCCCGTGTCAACCATGTCTTCAACCACTTCTCCGACTGCGACTTCCTGGCAGCTCTCTACAGTCCCTCTGAGGTGTACCGCGGCCACTTGCAGaggatctgtgatggtgtgaataAAATGCTGGACGAAGGCAACCTTTGA